In the genome of Lathyrus oleraceus cultivar Zhongwan6 chromosome 4, CAAS_Psat_ZW6_1.0, whole genome shotgun sequence, the window AAGCGGCGAACTGTTAACCGCCTTTTCAGCAATCTCTTTCATCAAAGAAGCATATTGAATTCCAAGTCCGATTTCAAAATCAACAACATGCATAAAGGACGATCCATGAAGCGCTTCCAGTAACGCTTGATTAGTTGTAAAAATAGAAAACATAGGAATCGGTGAAATTCCAGAAAACGCCTTGAACGTTCTAATGGTCTGAACAATCTCCACCATGGAAGAAAGACGCGGAGGATTAGTCCGGTTCGAACCGGAGAGAAGAGATTGAAGAGCGTCTTTGAAATGAAACGCTGCTCGGTGTAACGGTTTACCAGAAGGAGATCTTAGCCGTTGATTGAGCCGCTCCAATATGGCCTGAGCTAGTTGAAGATGATTGTTATCGAAACAATCCGCGGCACGAATAAGCTCTTCGATGAAATCCCAAttactattgttattattattgttggTGTGTTGGTTGTTATTGAAATCATGAAGTAAATGATCCAGATTAGTGTTTGTGTTTGGGTAATTATAGGGAAGGTTTTGGTTATTAGAGTAAATATCTGAGAGAGAAGTGAAATCTTGAGTTTGATCAAATTGGTCTTGAGAAGGGTTTGGGTAAATTTCAGGGATGCATGGTGTTGGGTTAGAATTTTCGTGGGGGGTGTTAGTGTTTTTCAAAAGTGGTATTATGGGTGTGGAGGAGTCGTCTTGTAAACCCAAATCCTTCATGATGGAGTCCCACCAATCCAAATTAGGCAAGGCAGCATGATCCTCTTCCACTTCTAGATGTTCTTGTTCTTGTGTTGGTTTCTTTTCAGGGCTAGGACTACGGCAGAGTTCGAGAACGGAGCGGGGCTCGTAGCACAAAGTGGCGGTGGTGGTCGTGGTGGTCGTTGGGTTGGGAGTGGTGAGGATGGTGTTTTGGGTGGTAGTGAGTTTTGGggaggatgatgatgatgaggaaACTGCAGGAGGAGGAACTCTCATCGCTGGCTGTTAAAGGAGGAGGGTAAGAAAGTTAGGAAGATGGGTTTGTTGGTGTGGTTCGCTGCTTTAGTTTGAGAAAGTGAAGAGAGTGAGAGAGGCTTTTTGATTGCCATGATCGTTGCCTTTTTATCTTTGCGTGTGTGCATGTAAAGGTTGCCTGGTGGGTCGCTTTTAATATCTCTATTATCATGCCATGTATATCTATGGATAGATTAACATGTGAAGGCTAGTGCCATGCATGTTCTATTCTTTCTATCACCGTTTTACACACTCCACTAAAGTGTTTTCCGTTGTTTGTTTTTCCATTACTTAATCCAACAATTTGAAAAAAGTTCTTACAGTATTATTAAATAATGATATTTGATGATTTCTTAATACCCCTCATAATTTTTTTTACGGGCCATGCGAAAATATATAGATATCTACAGATTTTGGAGATTTATCTCTGAAGACATTCAAAGATCAATTAATattaaaaaatctcaaaaatacatctttaaaatattttaaaagtTAAATTACGCTATAGTCTTTCGgaatattttagaatttaaatCGGGTTTTACCCTTCTCCTTCCTCTTTTTTATTTTCCTCAAAACCATTTTTCAAACTCTCAAATTTTTCTCTGCACTATTCAAAACTCAATTATCAAAGTTTAATATAACTTCAATCATCATCTCTAAATTCAAAAACATTTTCATTAcataataattaatatatatatatatatatatatatatatatatatatatatatatatatatatatatatatatatatatatatatatatatatatatatatatatatatatatatatatatattacttttaaTGTATAACATTTTCATTAcataataatatttttattttattcatactcaattaatatttttttacttTCAGTTTACTATTTtactaatattaaaaataattattaattaagTATGAATAAAATAATACTATGAATTATAACGTTAATCTTAAAATAGTATTTATGAAACTAATATTAAAAACTAATATTAATCTTACATAATTAAGCATTAatttatgtatttatttaaaatattagAAATTAATATTAAAATAGTATTTATTCATGTATTATAACGATAAATATGTAATAGTGTTAATTTAAATATTGTGATATATgtaataatatttatttaattcatttataTATTAAATATGCAAAACTTTTTTCAAAATTATTATGTAATTCTATTAATTTTAATGTTGTAATATATATATGTTTGATGCAAGCAATTAAGCAACAAAAGTAAGTAGCCCAGTGAAAATCAATGTCCTTTGCAATGATTATGTTATGGGTTCAGTATTTTTGGGGGtcaaatttttaattttttatatttaatcttttaattttataataaaaataaaaagttttaaaataaaaatatatatattaatataaaataACTTATAATTGTCGGCCACATCAGCAATAAATAAAATACATGAAAGCAGCACATCATCCATTATATTGATCAAATCCATTCATTAGTCAAAACAGAAGAATTTTAATATTTTAGGGTGAGAATCTACATTTCTTTTACAGTTTTTTTTCCTTCAAATTTCACCCTAACGTGGGCAAATTAGTTATTAATCCTTATTATTAATAGTAGTAATATTTAGATTATTATTATATTGGCATTATTATTATTAGATTTATTTTTCTTTCATTATTATTAGCATTTTATTTTAgcatcattattattatttttatgtttagatcatatttttatttttatcattattatttattttaacACTATTTTATTTAGTTTTTCATTTAGTAGATTTAATTTTTAGATTAGATAGAATTATGTTATTATTAAGTTTcatatttatattattattatatttatttagatttatattattattttttgttattGTTTAATTTAtctaaaaataaatatataaaagagaaaaaatgttgtttattttttattatttaaatattattttttattttttatttttaggattttttaaaattttattttattttatatttttattattattatttttacGCACAAAATAGTCAAAAGTCcaaaattaataataataaaaaaaatttaaaatcaAACAAAGAAAGAATCAAACCATACAAAAATTGGTCACGAAAAGATGAATCAAATTTTAATCTATAAATTTTGTCAAAAATAAATGAATCAAACATGATTTTTGACCTAAAATTCATCTAAAAATAGACCTCTTTTCTATACTTTTTCATGATCCACGATTCACAAAATTCAGATCTCAAAAGCTCTAAACCTAAAGCTCTAAACTTTGCATTCATTCCATCATCAACCCAAGTAAAAAAAACTTCGCACTAAAGGAGAAAAGAGGAGAGCGCACAAAGAAGAGAGAATGCAGCTTATACTATTTTTTCATATCTTTATGCAAGTGTCTGATTATTGTGTTTGATGTATGTTAAAATTTATTCTTTTTTGAGTTTTGGTTCGATTATTTGGTTGCTATTTGTTTTATGGTCGATTTATGATCTTTTTCGTGATattcatattttttatttatttatttttaaagtcactttttttataaataaaaaatcttttgtttcaaattttagaaaaaaacttttttttctctttcttgAGTCAAACTAAAAAAACCAAACTTTTCTCTCTCACCAAGAAATCTCATGAAAAATCTTCTTTTTTTAATATGGTCATATAGTCAAACCAATACAAAAGATTTCTTACCTATTTTTTTCTTTATCTTTTAGAAAAAACTCACTATTAACCGATCTCTATCCCTATttttattcatattttttttagtttttataTGTTTAATTACTTCTTTAGAATTAGGATTTTACTTGGGTTTGTGGACCAATCTACTTTATACACCCCCTTTGTTTTATATTTTTCCTTTTTAtgttctttcttttatttatttttattttcctttagttattgtttttttttacttttatcTTAATTAGGTTATTTATTAggttttaaataattaaatttattttagttaataaaaaacataaaaatacaaaaaaaagTTCTCTCTTTAGTTTGTTATTTTAATcttcaaaatatcaaaaaataatatttttctcATAAATatcaaaaacacaaaaatatttttccttttcttttaattagttttttttttatattaacaaaaaataaataaaaataaaaccaAAATCTTTTTTCACAAATTAAAATTCACCATCACTAATCAAATtgactctttttttttttgccCCGTGCACCTAACTCAACTCAAAACATTTTAAAAATCAATTCTCGCTCCGGTGGGATGAAATATTTTTTCATAAACTAAAATTAACCAACCAACAAAACCACAAACTATGATGACTCTGATTTCCCTTAGACGAACACACTAAATCCTAAGTTAGAGAAGATTTTTGTCGAATGCAACGAGGTGAggggtgtctaacaccttccccACACATAACTGGCTTCCGAACTCATATTCGATTACGATGACCATCTTATCCCTTTCCCTTAGGATTTTATCATAcatattttattatttttctttaaattagttaaaattttaatatattataaataaaaaattagaaTAGTTAGAAAATATCAGTTTTAATTTACTATAAAAATCATACAAAGACAAACTTTTATGCctaaaaaaattaattaaaattaatatatttttaatattgTCGACATGGTAATAAAAAAAATATACTAACTATAAGTGACAATAATTATAGTTCAAAAACTAAACAAAATTTACTttaactttttaaaaaaaatttaaaaaaatcctaaaaatatCGTTGacatatataatatttaaatttatttaatcttatttaaataatttttaaaaatcataatataaataatttattttataattttgtttcaaaatcataaaataaacTAATGAGTATTGTTTTTCAAACCAACTTTAATTCAATATAAATAAGTTTTTAAATACacattttatttgatttaaagatt includes:
- the LOC127074538 gene encoding scarecrow-like protein 15 produces the protein MRVPPPAVSSSSSSSPKLTTTQNTILTTPNPTTTTTTTATLCYEPRSVLELCRSPSPEKKPTQEQEHLEVEEDHAALPNLDWWDSIMKDLGLQDDSSTPIIPLLKNTNTPHENSNPTPCIPEIYPNPSQDQFDQTQDFTSLSDIYSNNQNLPYNYPNTNTNLDHLLHDFNNNQHTNNNNNNSNWDFIEELIRAADCFDNNHLQLAQAILERLNQRLRSPSGKPLHRAAFHFKDALQSLLSGSNRTNPPRLSSMVEIVQTIRTFKAFSGISPIPMFSIFTTNQALLEALHGSSFMHVVDFEIGLGIQYASLMKEIAEKAVNSSPLLRITAVVPEEYAVESRLIRENLNQFAHDLGIRVQVDFVPLRTFETVSFKAVRFVDGEKTAILLTPAIFCRLGSDGTAAFLSDVRRITPGVVVFVDGEGWTEAASAASFRRGVVNSLEFYSMMLESLDASVAAGGGGEWARRIEMLLLRPKIIAAVEAAGRRTTPWREAFYGAGMRPVQLSQFADFQAECLLAKVQIRGFHVAKRQAELVLFWHERAMVATSAWRC